Within Deinococcus actinosclerus, the genomic segment GCGCCACGTGAACGGGGCGGCCACCATTCCAGCATTCATCCCGATCGAGGAGACGTACCGCAACTGCGCCGCGCTGCTGCTCGTCGTGTGGGCACTGCTCGACGGCATCTGGGCGGTGCTGGGCATGACCGAGCGGCGCGCGCGACTCATCCAGCAGGGAAGGGGAGAGCATGACGACTGACTTCGAGAAGGCCCACGAATTCACCGCGAAGTGGGAGGGTGGGTACGTGAACCACCCCAGCGACCCCGGTGGCGAGACGAACCTGGGTGTCACCCGGAAGGTCTGGGAAGCCTGGACGAAAGAGCGCGGCCTGCCCGCTAAGCCCATGCGGGCGCTCGTCATGGCGGACGTGCTGCCGCTGTACGAAGCGCGCTACTGGCCCGCCGCATCCGGCCTGCCCTGGCCCATGTCGGGTGTCGCCTACGACATCGCCGTGAACCACGGCCCTGGCAACCTGCGCCTCATGCTGGGCAGCGTCCCAGGGACGGGCACCCCGGCGGAACGCGCGGCGCGGCTGATCGATGCGCGCGAGCAGTTCTTCCGGAACATCGTCAAGGCGCGGCCCAATCAGCAGGTCTTTCTGAAGGGGTGGCTCAGGCGGGTGGCGGCCCAGCGCGACTGGCTTGCCGAACAGGCGACGCGTCCGGCCGTCCCGCGCGTGTTCCTGCGAGGCACCGGCGGGGAGAACGTCCTGTGGGATGGCAAGCCCACGATCTACAACGGCGCCCGGCTAACCCTGTACCCGGACGGCGCGCTGCAGCTGGAACGCGAGTAAGGCCCGCCGCGCAACAGCACCGCGATGAGGATCCGCCAGCTCCGCAACCGTGTTGCGTCATGGATCTGCCTGACCGGCAACCCTGTTGCGCTTCCCAACTCACCCTCTCACCGGCCCCTGCCTCAGCGCGGGGGCCGCGCCTATTGGAGGTACCCCATGAACCAGTTCACTGTCCTGTCCGCCGTCGTCGCCCTCGGCACCGCCACCCGCTCCGGGGCCCTGCTTGATGCCCCCACCGTCCAGCCCTGGCTCGACAAGCACCTGCCCAACCTCGTCACGAAAGCCCAAACCCTGCGGGACGGCGCCACGTGGACCGAAGTGGGCGCGCTGCTGGAAGCCGCGGTGCAGGCCGCCCAGGAGCTCAAGCCCGTCTTGGCCGGTACGGCCCGCGCCGCGTTCGTCCTGGCCGTCGTGCAGTCCTTGGTCCGCGAGTTCGCCCCGCCCAGCGCGCAGTGGCTGCGCCTGCTGCTGGACAGCCCCTTCGCGGCCATGCTCGTCGAGATGGCCTTCAGGCGGCTGTTCCCGGGTGGGTAAGCCCTCGGACAACTCAGGCGATTGAGACGCCCCCACCCTGGCCTGAGCGCTGGGGTGGGGGTGATTTGTGCTGACTGACCGCGTAGAGTCTCTAGCCAACTGCCGATCTCATCGACAGGGTGATCGCCGCCCACAGGATCAGACGCAGCAGCGCCCCGATCATCCAGCCTGTGGTGAGCGCCACGCCCGCGGCGTACAGGCGTGACCCTTGCCGCTTCCCGAGCAGCAGCCCCGTCAACAGCATGGTGGGTGGGATCACGGCCCAAGTCCACCACCAGACACCCAAGGGAGTGGTGACCTGCTGTCCGAGGATCCCGCACAGGGTCAGGAAGGCGAGCAGGGGCGGCGGCAGCGGCCGGTCTGGCGGGGAGGATGTCACGCGGACCTCCGGTTCACTCGCACGCGATCCCGTCCTTATCCCGGTCCAGTGCGGGGCGGTACCCCGGCTGCCCCACACGGATGGGGGCGGCCCCGGCGGCGCGGGCCGCTGTGCAGTTCGCGTAGTACACGTCTGCGCCTGCTGGGACGGAAGAGGGAGCGGTGGCCGGTCTGGGTGTGCCCGCTGTTGCGGGACTGCTGGGGTTGCGCCGGTAGTCCCAGGGGTTCTGGAAGGTTCCGGCGTACAGGCCCTTTTTCGCTTCTTTCGCCACGCTGGCCGCGCTGCTGTAGATCCCGCCGCCGTACTGGAGGTACGGGAGGGCCCAGCCCTGCTGCACCAGCCAGCGATTCACCTCGGTTCCGCCGACGGTGCAGACGCCGACCATCCGGCTATAACGGTCGGTGTCCTTGCGGGTGCAGGTGACGGTCTTGTTCCGCACGAGGTCCGCCAGGGCGAACGCCGCCTCGCGCCCGCAGCCGTACACCTTCCCAGCGCGGGTGCAGGTCTGGCTGGACTCCGGCGCGTCGATGCCATGCAGGCGCACCTTCACGCCCCGGATCTGCAGGGTGTCCCCGTCGGTGACGGTCGGGACGCCGGTCACCGTGGCGGGGACCTGCGCGGCGGCGGTCGACAGGAGCAGCAGGAGCATCAGGGCGCGCATACCCCCAGCGTACCCCCGGCGGTCAGATGCGGCACGCGCAGGTGAGCGGCCCTGTCACACTGCGCGCATGTCCCCTCACGACGATGCGAACCGTGCCCTGATCGAGATCCTGCGGGCTGAGCTGCCCGCCGCGCCGAAGCCTGCACCCAGGCCTGCATCGGTGCCGCAGGACGCGCCGCCCACCCCGGCCCGGTAGTCTGGCTGGATGACGTTCCTTCCCGGCCGCCCACTCCCCGCCGATCCACAGACCTCCTCAGAGCGCACCCTGTATCACGCGCAGCGGACGTCCGGCGAGATGGGCACCATGACCCGCGAGGGCGGCACGTGGCAGTGGCGCCTGCTGCGAGGCAGTGGGCCGGAGGCATACGGCAGTGGTGGCTGGAATGACCTGAGGACCTGGCTGAGCAAATAGAAGAAGGCGACCCGGAGGTCGCCTTGATTTCTTCAATATAGGGCGGTATTCACCCATGGTCAACCCTATGCGCTGACTTCCGGCGCATCGGCGGGCACGTGGTACGCCAGTGGGTACTTCTCCGACCGCCACGTCTCCGCCGTGCGCTCCCAGGTCATGGCCTGCCCCGTGACTGCCGGAACAGCCCGGCGCGCCGCTGCCGCGTTCGCATACGGCCCGAGCTGTCGCACGACCTCACCCGTCTCCACATAGTTCACGGTGACAAAGACCTTCGGCGTATGGCACGGCATGGACTCAAGATAAGGCCACTGCGTTCTCCACACCCCGCCTGTGGACACCTGTGGACTAACTCTTAAACCGGACAACCGATATCCAGCGGCTGCCGCAATGTTTCCAGCGCCTTGCGGCTGAACTCCGGGAACTCGTCGAGAAAGAGGAGGCCCCGGTGGGCGAGACTCACCTCGCCCGGGCGGGGCACGCCCCCACCCCCGATCAGTCCCGCGTCCGACACGGTGTGGTGCGGCGCGCGGTACGGCGGCTGCACGCTCAGGCGACCGCGCGCCGTCAGCAGGCCCGCCGCTGAGTGGATGCGCGTCACCTCCAGCGCCTCCGAGCGCGTCAGCGGCGGCAGCAGCCCTGGCGCGCGGCGCGCCAGCATCGTCTTCCCGCTGCCCGGCGAGCCCACCAGCAGCAGGTTATGCCCCCCGGCCAGCGCGACCTCCAGCGCCCGCCGCGCCCCCGACTGGCCCTTCAGGTCGGCCAGATCCAGCAGCGCCTCGCCGTCCGGGGCGTCCGGCACGGGCGGCGGCGTCACCCCCAGCGGCGCCTGCCCGGTCAGGTGCCGCACCGCGTCCAGCAGGGACGCCGCCCCGAACACCCGCGCGTCCTCGATCAGGGCCGCCTCGGGCGCGTTCCCCTCTGGGAGGAGCACGGCCGCGCCCAGCGACCCCGCCAACAGCGCCAGATTCACCGCGCCCGCCACCGGCCGCAGCGACCCGTCCAGCGCCAGTTCACCCGCCACCAGCGTCCCCGCCAGCGCCCCCAGCGGCACGACCTCCTGCGCGGCCAGCACGCCCAGCGCAATCGGCAGGTCATACAGCGGGCCCTCCTTGCGCAGATCCGCCGGGGCGAGGTTCACCGTGATCCGCGCCGCCGGGAACGGCAGGCCCGCGTTCCGCACCGCCGCCCGCACCCGCTCGCGCGCCTCGCTCACCGACTGGTCCGGCAGGCCCACCACCGTGAATGCGGGCAGGCCCGGCGAGACGTCCACCTCGACCTCCACCGGCACCGCGTCCACCCCGAACAGCGCCGCACTCCGCACGCGCGCCAGCACTCACAGCCCCCCAGGCAGCCACATATGACCCGCAGCGTAACAACGCCGGTCCCCCCGGCAGGCCGCAGGTGAGCGGCGGGCCGGGGGGACTCGGCGGGTGGGTTACGCCCGGTCTGTGGGGGTGGGGGCCGCCACCGCTTCAGCCGTGACGGGCTGGGGGGCGGCCGGCTGGACGCTCACCGGCGGGACACTCACCGACTGGGCCGTCGCAGGCTGGGCGGTGACGGCGGCCGCCTGGGCCGGCTGGGACGCGGCCGCCACGGCCTGGGCCGGGGCGTGGATGGTCTGCACGGGCGCGGGGCCGGGGGGGGTGTCGCGCATGCTGCCCTCGAAGTCCTCTTTCAGGCCCTGGGTGCTCTTGCGGAACTCTCGCAGGCCCGCGCCCAGGCTCTTGCCGAGTTCGGGGAGTTTACGTGGACCGAAGACGACCAGCGCGACGATCAGGATCACCAGGAGTTCAGCGGGGCCGATGTTGGGCATGTGGGAGTTCCTCCTCGGGCCGGTCCCGGTGGGCGGGTGGCCGCATTCAACTGCGTCCAGTGTAGGCCCGTGGGTTAAAGCAAATGTCATTCCCATCTGAGAATGCCGGCCCGGCGCTCAGGGGGTGCGGGCGCGGTAGGCGCGCAGCGTGCCGTTCATGAACGCCACGTACAGCGTGCCGTCGGCGGCCAGTGGCGTGGCCTGCACGCCGGTGCTCTCGCGGTGCGTCCAGCGGACCGCGCCGCTGCGGACGTCCAGCGCGCACAGTTCGCCGTCCTCGGAGGCCAGGAAGACCAGGCCGGCGCTGATGACGGGACTGGCCGTCACGCGGCCCTGCATCCGGTGCGTCCAGAGGTCCTCGCCGTCCGCGAGGCTCAGGGCGCGCACCTCGCCGCCCCAGCCGGCCAGGATGGCGGTGCCGCCCGGCGCCCCCGACAGCGTCAGGGCGGGGGAGGCCCACACCTCGTCCTCCAGGTCGTACGTCCAGAGGATCGGGTCGGGGTCCACGCTGACCCGGCCGGTGGTGGCGCGCAGGGTCAGGGCGTGCACCTCGCCCTCCCAGGTGGCGACGACCAGCGTGGCGGCCCCCGGCGCGGTGGGGATCAGGGCGGGCGTGCCGTGCATGGTGCCCACCTCGACCTTCCACAGCCCGTGGCCGCTGCGGGCGTCCAGGGCGTGCAGCCAGCCGTTCTCGTCGCTGACCAGCGCCGCGCCCGCCCACACCAGCGGACTGGCCGCGACCGGGCCGCCGGTGCGGTAGGCCCACTTCAGGTCGCCGCTGCGGGCGTCCAGGGCGTACAGGTGCCCGTCGCGGCTGCTGGCGAGCACCTGATCGTGCCAGAGGGTCGGGGCGCCCGTGAGTTCCGCGCGTGCCTTGTGTTGCCACAGCTGCGCGCCGCTCATGAGGTCCACGCGGCGCAGCGTGCCGTCCCACGCGCCGAACAGGACGTGCCCGCCGTGGAAGGTGGCGGGCGCCGTGACCTCGTCGCGCGCGGCGTACGTGGCGAACGGTCGGCCCGAGGCGTGCGTGAGGACCAGCTGCCCGCCGCGGGTGCCCACCGCGACCAGATCGCCGTCGCCCATCACGGCAGCGGGCCAGGTGACCTCGCCGGGCAGCGGCACGCTCCAGGCCTCGCGCAGGGCGTCCACCTGCGCCGGGCCGTCGGGGTGCTCGCCGCTGCGGGTGCGGCCACCCCGGTACTGCCCGCGCGCGTGCGAGGTCCAGATGTCGCGCCGCGCCAGCGCCCACAGGTGCGCCAGGGCCTCGCCGCTGGGTGGGCGGTCCTCGGGTTTCTTGGCGAGGAGACCCAGGAGCACGCGCGCCACGGCGTCCGGCACGGCCGGGTTCAGGTCGCGCGGGTCGGGCGCGGCCTCGTACACGTGCTGGTAGAGCACGCTCTGGTCGCTGTCGCCCACGAAGGGCGGACTGCCGCACGCCACGCGGTACAGCACCGCGCCCAGCGCGTACAGGTCGCTCAGGGGGCCCACGCCCACGCCGCGCGCCTGCTCGGGCGCCATGTACGCCGGGGTGCCCAGCGTCACGCCGCTGCGGGTGAGGTGGCGGGTCTGCTCGGTCAGCGCCACCAGCCCGAAATCCATGATGCGGGGCATCCACGCGTCGTCGAGCAGCACGTTGCCCGGAGTCAGGTCGCGGTGCGTGATGCCGCGCGCGTGAATGAAGTGCAGCGCCCGCGACGCGGCGGCCGCCGCCGTCAGGAAGCGCGCCAGGGGCAGCAGCGCGTCCTCCAGCGGCCCCAGCGCCGTGACCGGGCCGCCGGTCATGAGCGGCATGGTGAAAAAGGGCCGCCCGGCCTCCGGGTCGGTGCCCAGGTCCAGCACGGGAATCACGCCCGGGTGCGTCAGGCGCGCCAGGGTGCGGACCTCGCGCAGGAAGCGTTCGCGGTCACTGTCGGGCACGTGGGCGTGCTGGACCTTCACGGCCACCTCGCGGCCCAGCAGGGTGTCGTGCGCGCGGAACACGCGGGCGCTGCCGCCCTCGCCCAGCAGGGTCAGCAGGTCGTAACGTCCGGTCAGTTGCGTCCCCGGTTCCAGCGGCATCCGAGCGTGAGTCTAGCGCCCGGGCGTCCCCCCGCGCCGGACTGCCACGGACGGACGGCCCCGCCGCTCCCCGCGCTCAGGGCGCGGTGGGGGACACGCGGTTACGCCCGGCGTTCTTCGCGCGGTACAGGTGATCGTCCGCGGCCCGCAGCGCCTGCGGCAGCTGCTGCGGGGACGTGACCGCGTACCCCACGCTGGCGGTCAGCTGCGTCCCGGGCAGCAGGGCCGACCAGTCGTGCCGCTCCACGGCCCGCCGGCACCCCTCGGCCAGCCCGTGCGCCCGCCCCCGCGTCCGCACCGGCGTCACGAGCACGAATTCCTCGCCGCCGTACCGGCCCAGCAGGTCGCCAGCGCGCACCTGCGCCGCCAGCAGCCGCCCGACCTCGCGCAGCACCTGATCCCCCACCGCGTGCGAGTGCCGGTCGTTCACGTGCTTGAAGTGATCCACGTCCACGAACACCACCGCCAGCAGCGAGCCGTCGGCCGGGCGCGGCCCGTCCCCGGGGAACTGCAGCCGCTGCAGGCCCTCTTCCAGCCCGCGCCGGTTGAGCAGCCCGGTCAGGGGATCCTGCCGCGCCTGCACCTCGGCCTGCCGCAGGCGATCCTGCCAGGTGCTGGCGTCCGCGCGGGCCTGACGCAGTTCCCGGGTCAGCTGCTGGTGGCGCGCGGCGGCCGTGTTCACCCGGTCGAGCGCGGCCGTCGCGGCCTGCAGCGCCTCGCGCGTGACGTGCAGCGCCTCGCTCAGGCGGCCCTGCCGCTCGTGCAGCGCGCCGATGGCACTCAGGAGCCGCTGGATGTCCAGGTGCCGGTGCTGCCGCCGGGCGATGGTCAGCGCCGAGTGGTACTCGGCCAGGGCCGCGTCGAACTCCCCGCGGGACTGCAGCAGTTCGGCCAGGCACAGCTGCGGCTCGATGTACAGCTGCTGGCGCAGCAGGGCGTTGAGCTGGGCCGCGCGCCGGGCCGCGCGTTCCGCGCCGATCAGGTCGCCGTGCAGCCGCAGCAGCGTGGACTCGTGCGCGGCGCACAGCAGCTCGCTGGTGAGGCTGGGCGTGTCGCGCAGCGCCGAGTGCGCGGCGCGCAGCACCATCAGGCCCTGCTGCGCCGCCTGCCGCTGCGCGTCGGCGCGGCCCAGTTCCTGGGCCTGCCGGGCCAGCAGGGCGTAGGCGTGCGCCCGGCCCTCGTGCAGGCACAGCCGCAGTTCGTCGCCCTGCGGCCCCGCGGGCAGGGCGTGGGTGAGTTCTTCCAGCAGGTTCAGGTGGTGCAGGGCGTCCTTGGGGTCGCCGCTGCTGCAGGCCAGCCACGCCAGGTTCACCAGGGCGTTGCCCTGATCCCCGGGGTGCCGGGCGTGCCGGGCCAGATCCAGGGCGTCTTGCAGGTCCTGCCGGGCGCCGGTCACGTCCCCGCCGGTCAGGCGGGTCAGGGCGCGGGTGTTCAGCACGCCCGAGAGCAGGTCGGTGAGCTGATGCTCCTCGAGCATGGTCTGCGCGCGCGCCACGGTGTCCAGCGCGCGTTCCTGCTGCCCCAGGCTGGCCGAGACGAAACTCAGGCCGATCAGGGCCTCCACGGCGGCGCGCGGGGAGGCGGCGCGCAGCGCCTCGCTCAGGGCCGCCTCGCCCAGCGCCTGCGCGCCGCTCAGGGTCGTCTCGCGGGTGTGGCGCGCCACGGCCACCAGCGCCAGCGCACGCGTCTCGCCGTCCGGCGCGGCCCGCAGGCGCGCGATCAGGTCGGGAGGCGTGTCTGCGGGCAACAGCTCGTCCAGGACGTCCCTGGTGGGGCAGGCAGGCATCTGCGCTGCATTCTCCATGAATCGGGCCGCGCCGACAGGAAAAACCCTTCAACGTTCATTGGGGGAACTGGGGGGGCCGAAAGGAGGACGCCGCGCCGCCCGGCCGCCCCCTATGCTGACCGGGTGACTGCCCACCCACCTGCCATCGACACGCGCGAACTGCGCAAGGAGTACCGGGGGCGCGCCGTCGTGGACGGCCTGACCCTGACCGTCCCCCGGGGCGAGGTCTTCGGGTTCCTGGGGCCCAACGGCGCCGGCAAGAGCACCACGGTCAAGATGCTGCTGGGTCTGGTGCAGCCCAGCGGCGGCGAGGTGCGCGTACTGGGCGGCTCCCCGCACGACCCGGCCGTGCGCGCGCAGCTGGGGTTCCTGCCCGAGCAGTTCCGCTTCCAGACCTGGATGACCGCCTCGGAATTCCTGGACTTCCACGGGCGACTCGCGGGCCTGAGCGCCGCCGAGCGCCGCACCCGCGTCCCCGCGGTTCTCGACGAGGTGGGGCTGGGCGGGCGCGGACACGAGACGCTGGGCGGTTACAGCAAGGGCATGCTGCAGCGCGCCGGGCTGGCCGGGGCGATCCTGGCACGCCCGCAGCTGGTCTTCCTGGACGAGCCCACCAGCGCCCTCGATCCCATCGGGCGGGTCGAGGTGCGCGAGATCATCGAGCGGCTGCGCGCGCAGGGCGCGGCGGTGTTCCTGAATTCCCACCTGCTCAGCGAGGTGGAGCAGGTGTGCGACCGGGTGGCGTTCGTGAAGCGCGGGCGGGTGCTCACGCAGGGCAGCATGCGTGAACTGATGGGCGGCGTCCTGCCCGTCGATCTGCGCGTGGATACCCTCAGCGCCGAACTGCTGGCCGATCTGGGCCGCCTGGGCGAGCTGCGCCGCACCGACACGAACACCCCGGGGCGGGCCGACGTGGAACTGTGGCTGACCCGCGACGACCAGATTCCCGCCGTGGCTGACGCCGTGCACGCCAGCGGGGCGCGCCTGTACGCCCTGACGCCGCGCCGCCCGGATCTGGAGACCATGTTCCTGGACCTGATCGAGGACACCCCGGAGGCGGCCCGCGCGGGGCGCGGGGAGGCCAGCCGTGCGTAACGTCCTCCTGATCGCGGAACTGTCCCTGCGCGAGGCGACCCGCAAGCGCCTCGTGAGCGTCCTGCTGGTCCTCTCGGCGCTGTTCCTGGGCTTTTTCCTGTTCGGCGTGTACCGCCTGGAACTCCGCCTGGACGACCGCGCCGTGCAGGCCGGGCTGGACGGCCGCAGCCCGACCGGCGCGGCGAACCTGCCCGTCATGTTCGCCGCGCTGTTCGGCATGTACCTCGTGTACTTCCTGGGGTCGCTGATGAGCGTGCTCTCCACCGTGGGGGCGGTCAGCGGCGACATCGAGAGTGGGGTCATGCAGAGCGTCATCGCCCGCCCGGTGAGCCGCGCGCAGCTCGTGGCGGGCCGCTGGCTGGGGTTCACGGCCGTGAACGTCGCGTACGTCGCGCTGCTGGCAGCAGGACTGCTCGTCGGCGTGCGGCTGATCACCGGGTACACCCCGCCCGAGGCGCTGCCCGCCGCGGCGCTGCTGCTGCTGGCGGTCACGGTGCTCACCTCGCTGACCGTGCTGGGCAGCACGCTGTTCACCACGCTCGCCAACGGCATCGGCGTGTTCGTGCTGTACGGGGTGGGCTTCACCGGCGGGATCCTCAGCGCCATCGGGACGTTCGCGGACACGCCCACCCTGACCAGCCTGGGCCGCGTGGCGAACGCCCTGATGCCCACGAACGCGCTGTGGCTGGGCGCCAGCTACCACCTCCAGCCGGAGATCATGCGGCAGGTCGGCGAGGTGAGCCGCGGCGCCAACCCCTTCGTGAGCAGCGTGCCGGTTGAGCCGCTGCTCGTCGCGTGGGCCGCCGTGCTGGCCGTGCTGGGCGTGCTGGGGGCCATGTGGCGCTTCAGCCGCCGCGACCTGTAACCCGGGCGCTGCCTCCCCGGCCGAGTGCGCCGCGCGGGCCGCCTCCGGAAACGCTCCAGGGGCGGCCCGCGCGGCGTGGGGTCACTCCAGCGTCAGGAGCTGCCCGCCGAGCTCGAACCACACCCGGCCGTCCGGGGTGACGGTCAGGGCGCGGGCCGCGCCGCCCAGCGGCACCCGCGCCGCCCGCCCGTCCGTCAGGCGCAGCAGGGTGCCCGCCGTGGGATCACTCACCCACATGCTCCCGTCGGGGGCGGCGGCCAGCGTGCCCGCCCGCGTGCCGGCCGGCAGCGGCAGGGCTACCTGGGCGCCGCCGCGCGGATCGAGCCGCCACGCGCTGCCCGTGCGGGTCTCCGTGAACAGCAGCGTGCCGTCGGGGGCCGGGGTGAGGGCGGCGGGCACGCTCACCCCGGGGGTGCCGACCGCGAAGGTCTGCGTGGCGCCCCCGGCGGGGTCCACGCGCAGGATCGCCGGGTGCTCCCCGCGCCGCGTGAGGTAGAGCGCCCCGTCCGGGCCGACGGTCAGGGCGTCCGGGACGCTGCCCAGCGCCAGTTCGCCGCGCGTGCCGTCCGGGGCGGCGCTCAGCAGGCGCGGCTGCCCGTACGCCACCGCCCACACCCGCCCGTCCGGCGTGACCCCCAGGCTGCTGAGGGTCTCGGTGGTGCCCGCCGGCACGCGGGTCAGGGTGCCGTCCGGCGCGCGGCGGATCAGTTCGCTGCCCGCAGCGGTCGCGCCGCGTACCGCTGCCCACACGCTGCCGTCGGGCGCCACGGCGTGTCCGGTGATGGTGTCCAGCCCGGAGAGAGGAAAGGCCAGGGCCGTGATCCCCGCCGCGCTGGCCGCCGTCAGGGCGTGGCGGTCGTCCGCGCCGGCGTTCGCGGCGGCGCGCAGCAGCACCCCGCCGTTCCAGGGCGTGGCCCCGCCCGCCTGGTACGCGCCGTCGGTCCGGACGGGCCGGGCGGCGGCGCGCAGCAGCGGCAGGGTCACGTTCGCCCGCGCCGCGCCGGCCTGCACGGTCAGCGTGACGGGCCCGCGTCCGCTCCCGACCGGCGTGACCTGCACCAGCGTGTCGTTCCCGCTGGCCTGCAGGGTGGTGGTCACGGTCACGGCCTGCTGCGGGCCGCTGGCCGTCACGGTCAGGTCGGCCGGCGCGCGGCCCGCGATCCGCAGGGTGCCCGGCACGTTCAGCGCCCCGCTGACGGGCAACGTCTCCACGCTGGCACTCAGGCCGGCCGGCGCGGCGGGGCCGGCGGTGGGGGCCGGAGTGGCTGCGGGCGTGCCGGGACTGCCGCCGCAGGAGGCGAGCAGCGCCGCCGTGAGCAGGGGAACGGTCAGGATCGCGGTGAGGGAACGCGTCATGCCCACAGTGCACCGCATCCCCCCTCACCCGGCCCTTACCGGCCGTGGCGGTGAAGGACCCCTCAGGGCCGCCGGGCCGCATCTGGACGGGGCTGCCGGCCCGACCGCCCCTGAATGGGGGAGGCGGGCCGGCAGTTGCCTCCCGCTGCGGTCAGGGGCCGGGTGAGGGCGCCGCCAGGAACGCCCCCCGCGTCAGCCGTGCGGCGCGCAGGCGACGGCCCAGCGCGTGCAGGTCGTCCGGGCCGCCCGCCGGGAGCAGCGCGTCCAGGTGCGGCAGCGCCGCCGCCACCGCCCGCTGCACCGGGCGGTACCCGGGCGTGGCCGCCAGCGGCGAGAGCCACACGACGCCCGCCGAGCGGCGCCGCAGGTCCCGCAGCGCGCGGCCCACCAGCGCCGGATCGCCGGTATCCAGCCCGTCACTGAGGATCAGCACGACCGTGTCGCGGTTCACGCGGCCCCGCTCGTCCCGCGCGAGCTTCAGCAGGTTCTCCCCGATGCGCGTGCCGCCGCCCCAGGCGTCCCCCAGGTCCGGCAGGGTCAGCGGCTGGCCCGGCGCCGCGCCCCGGATCAATGGGGTCAGGCGGGTCAGGCCGGTGCTGAACGCGTAGACCTCCACCCGCCGCGAGCGCAGGTGCAGCGCCTGCGCGAAGCGCAGCAGCAGCGTGGCGTCCCGGCCCATCGAGCGGCTGCCGTCCAGCACGAGCAGGAACCGCGGCGCGCGCCGGGGGCGGCCCAGCCAGCGCAGGTGCACGGCGTCCCCGGCGGTGCGGGCGGCGGCGTGCAGGGTGCGCCGGGCGTCCAGCTTCGAGCCGCGTGGCAGTGGGCGCAGCCGCCGGGCGCGGCCCAGTTCCAGCGCGCGGATCAGGCCCGTCGCGGCGCGCAGGAGGCTGCCGAGGTCGCCGCTGTCCACGCGCAGCGCCTCGCCCGGCGCGGCGTTC encodes:
- a CDS encoding vWA domain-containing protein; translated protein: MAEPSRAGLPASLAAQVTAFAGRLRQRHGFLIGPGEVRDALRALDLVDVLSRRELRGALRAVLTAGPEQGRTFDLEFNAFFRAADQPPPTLPPLLPETPAPAEPDPDGKEQEQPDREPGDPETRPEPAPSTPQAGSDPGSDLPDGDALQDGQESQDGDEQDAPVMQARVSPNAAPGEALRVDSGDLGSLLRAATGLIRALELGRARRLRPLPRGSKLDARRTLHAAARTAGDAVHLRWLGRPRRAPRFLLVLDGSRSMGRDATLLLRFAQALHLRSRRVEVYAFSTGLTRLTPLIRGAAPGQPLTLPDLGDAWGGGTRIGENLLKLARDERGRVNRDTVVLILSDGLDTGDPALVGRALRDLRRRSAGVVWLSPLAATPGYRPVQRAVAAALPHLDALLPAGGPDDLHALGRRLRAARLTRGAFLAAPSPGP